From a single Planctellipticum variicoloris genomic region:
- the bcp gene encoding thioredoxin-dependent thiol peroxidase — translation MPRPEVGDKAPAFDLPAFPAGRIKLSQFKGKQNVVLYFYPRDNTPGCTTEACDFRDNLAQFQSAETVVLGVSTDTVDSHEKFAAKFELPFPLLADEDHALAETYGVWVEKNMYGKKSMGLQRSTFLIDKSGKVAAVWPRVKVEGHAAAVAAKLAELAE, via the coding sequence ATGCCCCGCCCTGAAGTCGGCGATAAAGCCCCCGCATTCGACCTCCCCGCGTTCCCGGCCGGCCGCATCAAGCTGAGCCAATTCAAGGGGAAACAGAACGTTGTGCTCTACTTCTACCCGCGCGACAACACCCCCGGCTGCACGACGGAAGCCTGCGACTTCCGCGACAACCTGGCGCAGTTCCAGTCCGCGGAGACCGTCGTGCTGGGGGTCAGCACCGACACGGTCGACTCGCACGAGAAGTTCGCCGCCAAGTTCGAACTCCCCTTCCCGCTCCTGGCCGACGAGGATCACGCCCTCGCCGAGACGTACGGCGTGTGGGTGGAAAAGAACATGTACGGCAAGAAGTCGATGGGCCTGCAGCGATCCACATTCCTGATCGACAAGTCGGGCAAAGTCGCCGCGGTCTGGCCGCGCGTGAAGGTCGAAGGCCACGCCGCAGCGGTCGCCGCCAAGCTGGCGGAACTGGCCGAGTAG